From a single Paraburkholderia edwinii genomic region:
- a CDS encoding EAL domain-containing protein has translation MKRNLFFRLLARLRVGRKLLLIYLLDLSAVVYISGILIHEKYIAIDFSNKEIVGNIYLRSVRDAVVEVAQAGAGAHVPAHTLQQTALALEDAETQYGAAMQSAQLNQRVRHALITLANGSALNATEVNNALFACRELVTRIGNQSNLILDPDLDSYYSMSLSILRYPALLDAINQIGSGLRDDMRPAAVDLVRTRYLVREGQLDAVLQGLHTDFAEAVAADHELDRALGPSIQRMNAAVEDYRRAARAIVDSGDADADSALFAAADAARQRVVTDVGETWRMTGIELDRLLRERVRALYARMWLHLGTVLFLLFGILTMVYTVALQISRPLRQLARVMDTVRRTGDHSLRARWHSQDEIGVLVNGFNEMLEQLDRERDVQKELAATARASAAQHALVEATPVPMVVTAVPGHEVLHANRPALFWLNGCAIDPWARGLDSGTRARFFQQLSDREAVDEFEVHWKATDESTWAMLSARRLSFQGQDAILTAFTPINQIKLMEQRLELWARVFEASSEAILILDNGYRVLTANAAFYRTTGYRSEDVTGRAPGFIVDGLPGDDDSFATLARMVDRASTWNGEAHVRRRHGGDYPAWLMVSVVRDTEGQVSHYICTLIDISDRKKSEARIQFLAEHDFLTELPNRALFKKRLAVALDTAKRTGRRVAVLFIDLDRFKDINDSLGHHIGDGLLRSVAARLVRSVRHDDTVSRLGGDEFTVILNGAANAVDVARTIEERMIPLVGETHDINGTAIQVSCSVGIAMYPEDGLDLDTLMQNADLAMYQAKAAGRNLAKFFAPDMIERSRRRLALEASLRTAIERDELWLAYQPCIDTKSGEVIAVEALLRWDSNELGRLSPAQFIPLAEETRLIVPIGAWVIDEACRQLACWRDGPLAGLTLSINLSTVQLRDDTLIDTLKASLAKHQVAPQRLELEITESVLLDGAQRNIATIDAIRALGMRISLDDFGTGYSSLSYLNRFPLDRLKIDRTFVHNKLDKPTDLAIVEAIVGLGHMLGLRVVAEGVENEREANLLRRIGCDELQGFWIARPLSSVQLDSWMRERREQRSPGIVEA, from the coding sequence ATGAAACGCAATCTCTTCTTTCGTCTGCTCGCACGTTTGCGCGTCGGCCGGAAGCTTCTGCTCATTTATTTACTGGACCTGAGCGCGGTCGTCTATATCAGCGGCATTCTGATTCACGAGAAGTACATCGCTATCGATTTCTCGAACAAGGAGATTGTCGGGAACATCTATTTGCGCTCGGTGCGCGATGCGGTGGTCGAGGTTGCGCAGGCAGGAGCGGGCGCGCACGTGCCCGCACACACGCTGCAGCAGACCGCGCTCGCGCTCGAAGACGCCGAAACGCAATACGGCGCGGCGATGCAAAGCGCACAACTGAACCAGCGCGTGCGGCACGCGCTGATCACGCTCGCGAATGGCTCGGCCCTGAATGCCACCGAGGTCAACAACGCGCTGTTCGCGTGCCGCGAGCTCGTCACGCGCATCGGCAATCAGTCGAACCTGATTCTCGACCCCGACCTCGACAGCTACTACTCGATGTCGCTGTCTATCTTGCGTTATCCCGCCTTGCTCGATGCGATCAATCAGATCGGCAGCGGCCTGCGCGACGATATGCGGCCCGCCGCGGTGGACCTGGTGCGCACACGCTATCTGGTGCGCGAAGGCCAGCTCGATGCGGTGCTGCAAGGATTGCACACGGACTTCGCGGAAGCGGTGGCGGCCGATCACGAGCTCGATCGCGCGCTCGGCCCGTCGATCCAGCGCATGAACGCCGCAGTCGAAGACTACCGGCGCGCGGCGCGTGCGATTGTCGATAGCGGCGATGCGGACGCGGATTCGGCGCTGTTCGCCGCGGCCGATGCCGCGCGGCAGCGCGTCGTGACGGACGTCGGCGAAACGTGGCGCATGACCGGCATCGAACTCGACCGCCTGCTGCGCGAACGCGTGCGCGCGCTGTACGCGCGCATGTGGCTGCATCTGGGCACGGTGCTGTTCCTGTTGTTCGGCATTCTGACGATGGTGTACACGGTCGCGCTGCAGATCTCGCGGCCGCTGCGCCAGCTTGCGCGTGTGATGGATACCGTGCGGCGTACCGGCGACCACTCGCTGCGGGCGCGCTGGCACAGTCAGGACGAAATCGGCGTGCTCGTGAACGGCTTCAACGAGATGCTCGAGCAACTCGATCGCGAGCGCGACGTGCAGAAGGAACTGGCCGCGACCGCGCGCGCCTCGGCGGCGCAGCATGCGCTGGTCGAAGCGACGCCGGTGCCGATGGTGGTGACCGCGGTGCCGGGTCACGAGGTGCTGCATGCGAATCGTCCCGCACTCTTCTGGCTCAACGGCTGCGCGATCGACCCGTGGGCGCGCGGCCTCGATTCGGGCACGCGAGCGCGCTTTTTCCAGCAGTTATCCGATCGCGAGGCGGTCGACGAATTCGAGGTGCACTGGAAGGCCACCGACGAATCGACGTGGGCGATGCTGTCGGCGCGGCGCCTGAGCTTCCAGGGGCAGGATGCGATTCTGACCGCGTTTACGCCGATCAATCAGATCAAGCTCATGGAACAGCGGCTCGAACTGTGGGCGCGTGTGTTCGAGGCATCGTCCGAGGCGATCCTGATTCTCGACAACGGCTACCGCGTGCTGACCGCCAATGCGGCGTTTTATCGAACCACCGGCTATCGGTCCGAAGACGTGACGGGCCGTGCGCCCGGCTTTATCGTCGACGGCTTGCCCGGCGACGATGATAGTTTCGCGACGCTGGCGCGGATGGTCGATCGCGCGAGCACGTGGAACGGCGAAGCGCACGTGCGGCGCCGGCATGGCGGCGATTATCCGGCGTGGCTGATGGTGAGCGTGGTGCGCGATACGGAAGGGCAGGTCTCGCATTACATCTGCACGCTGATCGATATCAGCGACCGCAAGAAGAGCGAAGCGCGCATCCAGTTTCTCGCCGAGCACGACTTTCTCACCGAACTGCCGAATCGCGCGCTCTTCAAGAAGCGGCTTGCGGTCGCGCTCGATACCGCGAAGCGCACCGGCCGGCGCGTTGCCGTGCTGTTTATCGATCTCGACCGCTTCAAGGACATCAACGATTCGCTTGGTCATCATATCGGCGATGGTTTGCTGCGTTCGGTGGCCGCGCGCCTCGTGCGCTCGGTTCGGCACGACGATACTGTGAGCCGCCTCGGCGGCGACGAATTCACGGTAATCCTGAACGGCGCGGCGAATGCGGTCGATGTCGCGCGAACCATCGAGGAGCGCATGATTCCACTCGTCGGCGAGACGCACGACATCAACGGCACGGCGATCCAGGTATCGTGCAGCGTCGGCATCGCGATGTACCCGGAAGACGGACTCGATCTCGATACGCTGATGCAGAACGCCGACCTTGCGATGTATCAGGCGAAGGCGGCGGGGCGCAACCTCGCGAAGTTCTTTGCGCCGGACATGATCGAGCGCAGCCGGAGGCGGCTCGCACTCGAAGCGAGCTTGCGCACGGCGATCGAGCGCGACGAACTGTGGCTCGCGTATCAACCGTGCATCGATACGAAGAGCGGCGAGGTGATCGCGGTGGAGGCGCTGCTGCGATGGGACAGCAACGAGCTCGGCCGTCTGTCGCCCGCGCAGTTTATCCCGCTTGCCGAAGAGACACGCCTGATCGTGCCGATCGGCGCGTGGGTCATCGACGAGGCGTGCCGGCAGCTTGCGTGCTGGCGCGACGGGCCGCTCGCCGGTCTCACCCTGTCGATCAATCTGTCGACGGTGCAGCTGCGCGACGACACGCTGATCGATACGCTGAAGGCGAGCCTGGCGAAGCACCAGGTCGCGCCGCAACGTCTCGAACTCGAGATCACTGAATCGGTGTTGCTCGACGGCGCGCAACGCAATATCGCGACGATCGACGCGATTCGCGCGCTCGGCATGCGCATCTCGCTCGACGACTTCGGCACCGGCTATTCGAGCCTCAGTTATCTGAACCGCTTTCCGCTCGACCGGCTGAAGATCGACCGCACCTTCGTGCACAACAAGCTCGACAAGCCGACCGATCTCGCGATCGTCGAGGCGATCGTCGGGCTCGGGCATATGCTCGGCTTGCGTGTGGTCGCGGAGGGTGTCGAAAACGAACGCGAGGCGAATCTGCTGCGCCGGATCGGCTGCGACGAGTTGCAGGGCTTCTGGATTGCGCGGCCGTTGTCGTCGGTGCAGCTCGATAGCTGGATGCGCGAGCGGCGCGAGCAGCGCAGCCCGGGCATTGTCGAGGCATAG
- a CDS encoding CaiB/BaiF CoA transferase family protein: protein MNLPLDDITVVSLEQAIAAPLASRHLADWGARVIKIERPEVGDFARNYDTAMDGLSSQFVWTNRSKESLALDIKADDARASLETLLGQADVFIQNLAPGAAARLGLDAKSLVARFPRLIACDISGYGSGGPYSDKKAYDLLVQCETGFLSINGTPETPSKCGVAIADIATGMYALNGILMGLHQRARTGKGYAFEVSLFDALTEWMSYPAYYTRGRGEPVPRSGARHATIAPYGPFPAGDGKVVFFGIQNEREWQKFCEIVLGDATVATDARYVTNSLRVANREVLEATIRQHFAAWTSDEVIARLDRAAIANGRMNDVDALLEHPQLRARNRYRSVGTESGPHDMFLPPVTIAGIEPVMKPVPAVGEHTSKILAEIETQRETSPATSSTSAPDAR, encoded by the coding sequence ATGAATCTGCCACTCGACGACATCACCGTCGTCTCGCTCGAACAGGCGATTGCCGCGCCGCTCGCCAGCCGTCACCTCGCCGATTGGGGCGCACGCGTGATCAAGATCGAACGGCCGGAAGTCGGCGACTTCGCGCGCAACTACGACACGGCCATGGATGGGCTGTCGAGCCAGTTCGTCTGGACCAACCGTTCGAAGGAAAGCCTCGCGCTCGATATCAAGGCGGACGACGCGCGCGCTTCGCTGGAAACGCTGCTTGGCCAGGCCGATGTGTTTATCCAGAACCTCGCGCCGGGCGCGGCGGCGCGTCTCGGACTCGATGCGAAGTCGCTGGTGGCGCGTTTTCCGCGCCTTATTGCGTGCGATATCTCGGGCTACGGCTCGGGCGGCCCGTATAGCGACAAGAAAGCGTATGACCTGCTCGTGCAATGCGAAACCGGTTTCCTGTCGATCAATGGCACGCCTGAAACGCCTTCGAAATGCGGTGTTGCAATCGCCGACATCGCAACGGGCATGTATGCATTGAACGGCATCCTGATGGGCCTGCATCAGCGCGCACGCACCGGCAAAGGCTATGCATTCGAAGTATCGCTGTTCGACGCGCTGACCGAGTGGATGAGCTATCCCGCGTACTACACGCGCGGCCGCGGCGAACCGGTGCCGCGCAGCGGCGCACGGCACGCGACGATCGCGCCATACGGGCCGTTTCCGGCCGGCGACGGCAAGGTCGTATTCTTCGGCATCCAGAATGAACGCGAGTGGCAGAAATTCTGCGAAATCGTGCTCGGCGACGCGACCGTCGCAACCGATGCGCGTTATGTGACGAACTCGTTGCGCGTCGCGAACCGCGAAGTGCTCGAAGCAACCATCCGTCAGCACTTTGCCGCCTGGACTAGCGACGAAGTGATCGCAAGGCTCGATCGCGCCGCGATCGCCAATGGGCGCATGAACGACGTCGACGCGCTGCTCGAGCATCCGCAACTGCGCGCGCGCAATCGCTATCGCAGCGTCGGGACCGAAAGCGGCCCGCACGATATGTTTTTGCCGCCGGTCACGATTGCAGGCATCGAGCCGGTCATGAAACCGGTGCCCGCGGTCGGCGAGCATACGTCGAAAATTCTCGCGGAGATCGAGACGCAGCGCGAAACCTCGCCGGCTACGTCGTCCACGTCAGCGCCCGACGCGCGATAA
- a CDS encoding L-lactate permease: protein MYTQIFDPVAHSIGASAAFAVLPLLTLFLLLGVLRMAARWAALASLVVSMVVALFVYGMPLGTTVSGAAEGAAIGFFPIIWIGINAIWLFKLTQESGHADVLRRSLARVSADQRVQAVLIAFCFGALLEALAGGGAPVAICAVLLISIGVEPLKAAAVCLIADTSPVAFGALGLPITVLAKITGLPVHEISVMVGRQAPLLALFIPLILVFIVDGRRGLKEVWPLAVIAGVCFALGQFGGSMLLPVELVDIVAALICAAVSIAFLQVWSPRVLRAELSDAGTSDAAGAYRARHDAQRNKGAADKGTAGGAVGEAQHAGAFSVAAAHGATLAMPMTPAGSQFPPGAAQAADAQRGSRARSSAANGNPHAEAQAHTASKAKQLAQQAQQQAQPHDSAADIVRALAPYAAVILVVASTQIGWLGHLLGRFTTTFPWPFLHVVAPSGKAVSATSAKFEWILSAGSIVLIAGLIAVPILKLRLSVAARVYLQNLHELRWAIFTVCCVVGVAYVMNLSGQIVTLGIWAANAGPAFAPVSPVLGWFATALTGSDTSANALFGMLQYTTAHHTGLSDILLTAANTTGGVVGKAISPQNLAVGAVAVGMMGREGVLFRRVAGWTVLMIAALSLLVWLQSTPLLNWMVPQLT, encoded by the coding sequence ATGTACACACAAATATTCGATCCCGTCGCCCATTCGATCGGCGCGTCGGCCGCATTTGCGGTGCTGCCGCTGCTCACCCTGTTTCTGCTGCTTGGCGTGCTGCGAATGGCGGCGCGCTGGGCCGCGCTTGCTTCGCTCGTCGTGTCGATGGTCGTCGCGCTGTTCGTCTACGGCATGCCGCTCGGCACGACCGTCAGTGGCGCGGCCGAAGGCGCTGCGATCGGGTTCTTTCCGATTATCTGGATCGGCATCAACGCGATCTGGCTGTTCAAACTGACGCAGGAAAGCGGTCATGCCGATGTGTTGCGCCGTTCGCTGGCACGCGTCAGCGCGGACCAGCGCGTGCAGGCGGTGCTGATCGCGTTCTGCTTCGGCGCGCTGCTCGAAGCGCTTGCGGGCGGTGGCGCACCGGTGGCGATCTGCGCGGTGCTGCTGATTTCGATCGGCGTCGAACCGCTCAAGGCGGCGGCCGTGTGTCTGATTGCGGATACGAGCCCGGTTGCGTTCGGTGCGCTCGGTCTGCCGATTACCGTGCTCGCGAAAATCACGGGCTTGCCCGTGCACGAGATCAGCGTGATGGTCGGACGTCAGGCGCCGCTGCTCGCACTGTTTATCCCGCTGATTCTCGTGTTTATCGTCGACGGCCGGCGTGGTCTCAAGGAAGTGTGGCCGCTCGCGGTGATCGCGGGCGTGTGCTTTGCATTGGGTCAGTTTGGCGGCTCGATGTTGTTGCCGGTCGAACTCGTCGATATCGTCGCGGCGCTGATTTGTGCCGCGGTTTCGATCGCGTTTCTGCAAGTGTGGTCGCCGCGCGTATTGCGCGCGGAGTTGAGCGACGCCGGAACGTCGGATGCAGCAGGCGCATATCGCGCGCGGCACGATGCGCAGCGTAATAAAGGCGCGGCCGACAAAGGCACGGCCGGCGGCGCGGTTGGCGAAGCGCAGCACGCGGGCGCATTCTCCGTCGCGGCCGCGCACGGCGCGACGCTTGCGATGCCGATGACGCCCGCCGGTTCGCAGTTTCCGCCAGGCGCGGCTCAGGCAGCCGACGCGCAACGCGGTTCGCGTGCACGCAGCAGCGCAGCGAACGGCAACCCGCACGCAGAGGCGCAGGCGCATACCGCATCGAAAGCGAAGCAACTAGCGCAACAAGCACAGCAACAAGCACAACCCCACGACAGCGCCGCCGACATCGTCCGCGCACTCGCGCCCTACGCAGCCGTGATTCTGGTCGTCGCATCGACGCAGATCGGCTGGCTCGGCCATCTGCTCGGCCGCTTCACGACCACATTCCCCTGGCCGTTCCTGCATGTCGTCGCGCCGTCCGGCAAGGCCGTCTCCGCGACGAGCGCGAAATTCGAATGGATTCTGTCCGCAGGCTCGATCGTGCTGATCGCAGGGTTGATTGCGGTGCCCATTCTGAAGCTCCGTTTATCGGTCGCAGCGCGCGTGTATCTGCAGAACCTGCACGAGTTGCGCTGGGCAATCTTCACTGTCTGCTGCGTGGTCGGCGTCGCCTATGTGATGAACCTGTCCGGCCAGATCGTGACGCTCGGCATCTGGGCCGCGAACGCGGGCCCGGCATTCGCACCGGTGTCGCCGGTGCTCGGCTGGTTCGCGACCGCGCTGACCGGTTCCGACACGTCAGCGAACGCGTTGTTCGGCATGCTGCAGTACACGACCGCACATCACACGGGACTCTCCGACATCCTGTTGACGGCCGCCAACACGACAGGCGGCGTGGTCGGCAAGGCGATCTCGCCGCAAAACCTCGCGGTCGGCGCCGTCGCGGTCGGCATGATGGGCCGCGAAGGCGTGCTGTTCCGGCGTGTCGCAGGCTGGACCGTGCTGATGATCGCCGCGTTGAGCCTGCTCGTCTGGCTGCAATCGACGCCGCTGCTCAACTGGATGGTGCCGCAGCTCACGTGA
- a CDS encoding aldolase/citrate lyase family protein, whose translation MSFNPNGSILDIDVTRDRIGESTRMRSWLFTPATRPDRFANAKKSGVDVLIVDLEDAIQPDQKTAARNEVRRLLDAPDSGALPTLAVRINSPRTRWGLDDLLMLLDAARAPHFILLPKIESAAEVTQVGTLLDEARKACKLVPMIESARGLDAAVSIAQASVPSVHGSNVHGSSVHGSNVHGSSVHGSSVHIAALNFGAADYASDVGAQPASLALQWARCRVASACAQAGVPALDSPCFAIHDAAILQTELDFASTNGFVGKTAIHPSHVAPINAAFTPSAQRVEWAKRVIDACDAGAAVVDGRMVDEAIAREARRVLAAISA comes from the coding sequence ATGTCTTTCAACCCCAACGGTTCCATCCTCGACATCGATGTCACCCGCGATCGCATCGGCGAAAGCACCCGCATGCGCAGCTGGCTGTTCACACCTGCCACGCGACCGGATCGTTTCGCGAATGCGAAGAAAAGCGGCGTCGACGTGCTGATCGTCGATCTCGAAGACGCAATCCAGCCCGACCAGAAGACGGCCGCGCGCAATGAGGTTCGCCGGCTGCTCGATGCGCCGGACAGCGGCGCGCTGCCGACGCTGGCCGTGCGCATCAACTCGCCGCGCACGCGCTGGGGGCTCGATGACTTGCTGATGCTGCTCGACGCGGCACGCGCGCCGCATTTCATTCTGCTTCCAAAGATCGAGTCGGCCGCGGAGGTTACGCAGGTCGGCACGCTGCTCGACGAAGCTCGGAAGGCGTGCAAGCTCGTGCCGATGATCGAATCGGCGCGCGGCCTCGATGCGGCTGTTTCGATTGCGCAGGCGAGCGTGCCGAGCGTTCATGGGTCGAACGTCCATGGGTCGAGCGTTCATGGGTCGAACGTCCATGGGTCGAGCGTCCATGGGTCGAGCGTTCATATCGCCGCGCTGAACTTCGGCGCAGCCGACTACGCTTCCGATGTCGGCGCGCAGCCGGCATCGCTTGCGCTGCAATGGGCGCGTTGCCGTGTCGCGAGCGCGTGTGCGCAGGCCGGCGTGCCGGCGCTCGACTCGCCATGCTTCGCGATCCACGACGCCGCGATTCTGCAAACCGAACTCGATTTCGCGAGCACGAACGGCTTCGTCGGCAAGACGGCGATTCATCCGTCGCATGTCGCGCCGATCAATGCCGCGTTTACACCCTCGGCGCAGCGCGTCGAATGGGCGAAGCGCGTGATCGACGCATGCGACGCGGGCGCGGCGGTCGTCGATGGCCGCATGGTCGACGAAGCGATTGCGCGCGAGGCGCGCCGCGTGCTTGCCGCCATATCGGCCTGA
- a CDS encoding LysR substrate-binding domain-containing protein codes for MDIRQLKYFVAIIDAGSFSKAAERLFVAQPSLSQQMAGLETELKTKLLLRSAQGVAPTTAGSTLYRHARLVLRQMEQIRNDVREDSGSEAGAVAVGVPTTVAAVLALPLFERIRKRFPGIRLQIFESMSGHISEMLPNGRLDLALLFRDSETRGISVIPVFDEELYVLGNAGLSLRKSTTTCPLASLANVPLVSPSPANGLRLVIERTFQREDVELNIVADVDSLPTLVAIAAEGSACTILPAAALAQREPAARPVMRKIVQPVMTRPVSVCWSHAVPISAAALAVRKAIVELIRELHAHGKWIGITLRPEPDEATLSDTSGWSGSALAMD; via the coding sequence ATGGATATCAGGCAGCTCAAGTATTTCGTCGCGATTATCGACGCAGGCAGCTTCTCCAAAGCCGCGGAACGGCTATTCGTCGCGCAGCCCTCGTTAAGCCAGCAGATGGCGGGCCTCGAAACCGAGCTAAAAACGAAGCTGCTGTTGCGCAGTGCACAAGGCGTCGCGCCAACCACCGCGGGCAGCACGCTATACCGCCATGCACGGCTCGTGCTGCGGCAAATGGAACAGATCCGCAACGACGTGCGCGAAGACAGCGGCAGCGAAGCGGGCGCGGTTGCGGTCGGCGTGCCGACCACCGTGGCGGCCGTCCTCGCGTTGCCGCTATTCGAACGCATTCGCAAGCGCTTTCCCGGCATCCGCCTGCAGATTTTCGAAAGCATGAGCGGCCATATCAGCGAAATGCTGCCGAACGGACGCCTCGATCTCGCGCTGCTGTTCCGCGATTCCGAAACGCGCGGCATTTCGGTCATTCCGGTGTTCGACGAAGAGCTCTACGTGCTCGGCAACGCGGGGCTCTCGCTGCGCAAGTCGACCACGACCTGCCCGCTTGCGTCGCTCGCGAACGTGCCGCTCGTTTCGCCGAGCCCCGCGAACGGCTTGCGGTTAGTGATCGAGCGCACGTTTCAGCGCGAGGACGTCGAGCTCAATATCGTGGCCGACGTCGATTCATTGCCGACGCTCGTTGCGATCGCGGCCGAAGGCTCCGCGTGCACGATTCTGCCGGCGGCGGCGCTCGCGCAACGCGAACCGGCCGCGCGGCCCGTGATGCGCAAGATCGTGCAACCGGTCATGACGCGGCCGGTCAGCGTGTGCTGGTCGCACGCGGTGCCGATCAGCGCGGCAGCGCTTGCGGTGCGCAAGGCGATAGTCGAACTGATTCGCGAACTGCATGCGCACGGCAAATGGATCGGCATTACGCTGCGCCCTGAGCCTGATGAAGCGACGCTTTCCGATACCAGCGGGTGGTCGGGCAGCGCGCTGGCGATGGACTAG
- a CDS encoding LysR family transcriptional regulator yields MLERSHLMVVREVERQGSLTGAADALNVTQSALSHTVKKLEEQLGTPLWTREGRSMRLTQAGQYLLGLANRLLPQFEHAEARMKQYAQGERGTLRIGMECHPCYQWLLKVVQPYLARWPDVDVDVKQRFQFGGIGALFGYDIDVLVTPDPLKKPGLRFQPVFDYEQVLVVADAHALANEAYVTPAQLASEVLITYPVETDRLDIYTQFLTPANVVPKRHKVIETTDIMLQMVASGRGVAALPRWLAEEYSEWMPIVPLRLGRKGIAKQIFLGTREADDAIDYLTAFVALARKADWAEARFRA; encoded by the coding sequence ATGCTTGAACGCAGTCATCTGATGGTGGTCCGGGAAGTGGAGCGGCAAGGGTCGCTAACAGGCGCGGCCGACGCGTTGAATGTGACGCAATCGGCGCTGAGCCATACCGTGAAGAAGCTCGAAGAGCAACTCGGTACGCCGCTATGGACGCGCGAAGGGCGTTCGATGCGCCTCACGCAGGCGGGCCAGTATCTGCTCGGCCTCGCCAACCGGCTGTTGCCGCAGTTCGAGCACGCGGAAGCGCGCATGAAGCAGTACGCGCAAGGCGAGCGCGGCACGCTGCGCATCGGCATGGAATGCCATCCGTGCTACCAGTGGTTGCTCAAGGTCGTGCAGCCGTATCTGGCGCGCTGGCCGGACGTCGATGTCGATGTGAAGCAGCGTTTTCAGTTCGGCGGCATCGGCGCGCTATTCGGCTACGACATCGACGTGCTCGTCACGCCGGACCCGCTGAAGAAGCCCGGGCTGCGCTTCCAGCCCGTCTTCGACTACGAGCAGGTGCTCGTGGTGGCCGACGCTCACGCGCTGGCGAACGAGGCCTATGTCACGCCCGCGCAGCTCGCATCGGAAGTGCTGATCACGTATCCGGTGGAAACGGATCGGCTCGACATCTACACGCAGTTTCTGACGCCTGCGAACGTCGTGCCGAAGCGGCATAAGGTGATCGAGACGACGGACATCATGCTGCAGATGGTGGCCAGCGGCCGTGGCGTCGCCGCGCTGCCGCGCTGGCTCGCGGAAGAGTACTCGGAATGGATGCCGATTGTGCCGCTGCGGCTTGGCAGGAAGGGTATTGCGAAGCAGATCTTCCTCGGCACGCGCGAGGCCGATGATGCGATCGATTATCTGACCGCGTTTGTTGCGCTTGCGCGCAAGGCGGATTGGGCAGAGGCGCGGTTTCGTGCGTAG